A single window of Drosophila suzukii chromosome 3, CBGP_Dsuzu_IsoJpt1.0, whole genome shotgun sequence DNA harbors:
- the LOC139353046 gene encoding uncharacterized protein yields MTSTLTAAAGEAGPQGPIWNNRVRFWRRSRTPKSCWITWSSTTGLYLPRQQPMSNVDQPFWRTREGLVCGLKLQGFYTIYTHMSAPRTEQGLLASAYMPHDEAALTEPFIKLQ; encoded by the exons ATGACGTCAACGTTGACTGCCGCAGCTGGAGAAGCTGGACCACAAGGTCCGATTTGGAATAACCGGGTGAGGTTCTGGAGGAGGTCGAGGACGCCAAAAAGCTGTTGGATTACATGGTCATCAACGACAGGACTGTATTTACCACGCCAGCAACCAATGTCGAATGTCGATCAGCCGTTTTGGCGAACTAGGGAAGGTCTAGTCTGTGGTCTGAAACTTCAAGGATTCTACACAATATACACACACATGTCAG CACCGCGGACCGAGCAGGGACTCCTAGCATCAGCTTACATGCCCCACGACGAAGCGGCTCTAACAGAGCCTTTCATCAAGCTGCAGTAG